Genomic DNA from Euleptes europaea isolate rEulEur1 chromosome 14, rEulEur1.hap1, whole genome shotgun sequence:
TGCATGCCCCCGTGAAatctttagagcagtggttcccacaatgggcagtaccaccccctggggagggcgggcagTGGGAttgcctaggggggcactaaagggcaagggggcagcaggggggcgctagaggtccCTTCAACTGTATTGTTCACTAGCTTACAATAGagcaagctatggcaccatgctggcaaatttggttggaaactatcagaatttttttccagactttgaagagctggtaccactggatcaagttcatcagttttgttgaataaatttcaactaaaattttttaatttgattttgaacagatgcacaattgttactgttttgaaattttattgttatctttggtgagtcatgcaaacccctatttgaataatgttttgataggatagggggcactggggttgagtttgtggaaccaagggggcagtggcccgaaaagtttgggaaccactgctttagaggaagggcaagattaaaatgtactacataaataataaaaaaaataccagattttgtgggagggaggaggcaacaTTTCGAAAATCCTCTTACCACCATCCCATTGCTGTGCTTTCCAGAGGCATGTGGCTTGCCACAGTAAAAACAGGTTACAGGGTTGGATTAATctttagcatttttttttctaaaataggAAAATGTCAAAATTAAAAAAAGTAGAGGCTGTTCCCAAaaccactccttagatttgcctaATTGCGATTGGGCAAGATTCCCTTTGGCTCCAGGCGTTTCATGAGATCTGGCGTCATGCATAAGTTATGCTGAAAAATACCTCCTTGAGCAACTTGGGTGGTGAGCATGGTGAGGTGTTTAAAATGGCGCAATGGGAAAGTTGAGAAAGTGATTATTTTATTAGGCAAGGTGTTCATTATGAGGAAGTCAAACTGGAAAATAACCGAATCAGAATGCCTAAAAgcaaagagaaaacaaaagaGCTGTACTTCATCCTATACATTTCTGGCACTGACTATTTTTTGGAAATAAAGGAGATGCTTGGGCAACTGGGTGGCAGAAGCTTTTGTTAATTATAGGAAAACACTGGACTTCCATTCATTTCTCTGAAGTCCTACTCGGGAAATTTTACAGCCCCATTTGGCGAAGAGGCTAGTTACAGGCCTGGGACACAAGATACTTGCAGGAAAGGCCAGCAGtgctgaaggaggaggaggagttggtttttgtatgccgactttctctgccacttgagactcaaaccagcttacaatcaccttcccttcccctcctcacaacagataccctgcgaggtaggtggggctgagagagtgtgacttgcccaaggtcacccagctggctttgtgtgtaggagtggggaaacaaatccagttcaccagattagcctccgccgctcatgtggaggagtggggaatcaaactcggttctccagatcagactccaccactcaaaaccactgttcttaaccactgcaccacgctggctctagtggTTCTTGGCTGCGAATGCCCCCCACCTCCCAGTCCATTTCTTGCCCCCTTCCAGAAGTGTACTTAACTGAGGTGAAAATGAAGAGCCTCCTAGGAGAGGTCGATTTGCAGATGAAAACCAGTGGGTGGGTATGGTTACTCACCCCCCGACCACTTATTCATTTGTCTCTGCAAGCATACCTTCAGTCCCACAACCCccctgcatttagggttgccaaactctaggtggGTACGCTAACAAATATAAAGAGGGGAGTGGTACCTAGACATCAGCCAATAGAAACCAATACCACTGTACAACCATAAGTCtgttttatatacattcattAATGGTTAACTCCATTTCATACGACAAAAGACGAGGTTTTGCAATTTTTCCTTGTTTCACAGTTGCTCCCTCAGAGGTTTGTTGCTTTACATTTCCCAGGATAATCTTTCGCTGCTTTAGAAGTTTTACTGATTCTTGTCCCTGTTCTCTATCTAAAACAAAGTTCATAACAtaagtttaaaaaggtaaaggttgtcccctgggcaaacaccgggtcattcctgacccatggggtgacgacacatcccgacgtttcctaggcggactttgtttgcggggtggtttgccagtgccttccccagtcctcttccctttacccccagcaaactgggtcctcattttaccaacctcggaaggatggatagctgagtcaaccttgagccggctacctgaaaccgacttccgtcgggatcgaactcaggtcgtgagcagagcttggactgcagtactgcagcttaccactctgcaccacggggctcctaacataAGTTTACTTATCCTATATTAACTTATTATACATCCAAACTATTACTATATTTACCCACACCGTGGAGCCCAGAACAGCAGGGCCTGTCAGGTTTAATTGAATATTTACTTGGGTAAATTTTAAAATTGAGGGTTGGACTCTCCCCCCCTTCAGAAtactctgtttttttgtttttgttcttaaaatgctttttttatgtggcaattgggttgggggcgATTTtcactcacagtaagcactacaaagtaagccaattacaaagcagcatttgaaggggtgggaacttgatttgagcttggaaactgctggtgtgtagattcccaaaaggaaagtgtgggtccagcgagcaacgaacctcagataaaactcccatgaataaatgaacaatgtcacttccagctaggaacctggaagtgacatcaccgtgtcacacaatgctctaggattccccccagtctctatggtagaAACCTAGTGATCAGGAAAATTCCCAGAGCGTCATGTGACACAGCACCATTtcacccttccttccccccctacCCCTCTACTGAGCATCAGTGGGGGATAGGGAGTGCTGGCTGGGATTTTCTCTcttagaggggggaaatggcaaccctatatctgttTCAAAAACTATTTCATACTTGTAAGATGACCCTCAATCTCTTGCCTGTTTTCTTTTGCAGGCTCAGCTGTGGAACGCTCTTGGAGTGAAGCCCAAACTGGAGATGATCTGTTTCAAGAGAAAAGCTTATTTGGCCACCGCCATGTGTCTGGTGGCTTTTGCTTGCATGCTGATGCTTTCCTACCTCCGGACGCAGAAATATTCTTCCCTACCCAAAACTGTCATGCGCAAGAGCAAAGGCTTCTGCACAGGAGGGATTGTCAATAATTCAATCTCGGCTTTGAGCGACAACAAAACCTTTGTCATTGCCCCGTATTTTGACAACAGGGTGAAGAAACTCATCAGGGTCATTGCGATCGTGCCCCATGAGGAAGTCAAAGACGTTTACTGCTTGTTCTGTTGCCCGGCCGGAGATGACATATACATTTCCAAGGCTTTGATCAATGTCCACGAAGATCGATTTGGATTTCCCTATGCAGTGACAGACTTGCTTTGTATGGAACCCACAGACTGCCATCCACAGTATATATCACTTAACCGGTTTCCTCAAGGAAATGCTGGCTTGCTACCTCGCTTTGAAATACAGAATCGTAAGACCACAAACTCTCTCGTGGATTTCACTGTGTGCATCTCCACCATGTTTGGAGACTACAACAACGTCTTGCAATTCATACAGAGCATGGAAATGTATAAACTTcttggggtgcagaaggtggtTATCTACAAGAACAGCTGCAGCCAACTGatggagaaagtcctggagttTTATATGGCAGAAGGGACCGTTGAGATAGTCCTCTGGCCAATCACAGCCTACCTCAGTGTTTCTACTGAATGGTTTTACAATCACGACGGGAGTCAAATAGGTTACTATGGACAAATCGCAGCCTTGAACGACTGCATCTACCGGAATATGTACAGAAGCAGGTACGTCTTGCTTAACGACATTGATGAAATCATTCTGCCCAATCGGTATCCAGACTGGAAAACCATGATGCAGGATCTTCAGGATCAGAACCCAGAGGTTGGTATTTTCCTATTTGAGAACCACGTTTTTCCTAACACCGTATTTACTTCTGCTGACGTTCCATCGTGGAGCGCAGTACCAGGAGTCAACATACTGCAGCATGTGTTACGAG
This window encodes:
- the LOC130486841 gene encoding uncharacterized protein LOC130486841 gives rise to the protein MCLVAFACMLMLSYLRTQKYSSLPKTVMRKSKGFCTGGIVNNSISALSDNKTFVIAPYFDNRVKKLIRVIAIVPHEEVKDVYCLFCCPAGDDIYISKALINVHEDRFGFPYAVTDLLCMEPTDCHPQYISLNRFPQGNAGLLPRFEIQNRKTTNSLVDFTVCISTMFGDYNNVLQFIQSMEMYKLLGVQKVVIYKNSCSQLMEKVLEFYMAEGTVEIVLWPITAYLSVSTEWFYNHDGSQIGYYGQIAALNDCIYRNMYRSRYVLLNDIDEIILPNRYPDWKTMMQDLQDQNPEVGIFLFENHVFPNTVFTSADVPSWSAVPGVNILQHVLREPDRKEVINPQKMIVNPRKVVQTSVHSVLQAFGESIDVPMEVAIVYHCRTPFQPDLPRESLIRDTTLWRFNSLLISRVNQVLRKILLLKGKR